The DNA region CAGCCTGTACTCTGGGCTAGTttaacacacaaagagagatCACCTTTTCTACCACAACCCACAGCTATGGGGCCAgtttagattttaaaaaggCATGTCTAGTTGACTTTAAATCCAAAAAATGGAAAGGGCAGCATTGTTGTTGAAAATGGATCATCTTAAATTTGGAACGGTTGTCCAGCTTTATCAGAGGAGTATATATGGACAGTTTTGGTACTTTGGAAGCATGCACAAGATGCTTTGtgtctgatttttgttttttttaattgcacagGCATCAAGGAGTCTGACACAGGCCTGGCTCCACCGGCTCTCTGGGATCTAGCTGCTGACAAGCAGACACTGCAGAGTGAGCAGCCGCTGCAGGTAGCAAGGTAAATGTTCGACTTTAACATCACCAAAATGTAAAGTGTGGTGTTATATCGCTGATCTTCCCTTTGAGATGTTTCGAGCGACATTCCTGTTAATCTGACGTGAATATTCTTAGCTTTCCTACTTCCTTCCACAGCATTTCCATTATGTAGCTTCatgattctttatttttttctgaaagaTGCACAAAGATCATCAATGCAGACTCTGAGGATCCCAAATACATCATCAACGTCAAACAGTTTGCCAAGTTTGTGGTGGACCTGAGTGACCAGGTGGCTCCAACTGACATCGAGGAGGGCATGAGAGTGGGGTGAGGCAGAAACATGATTTAGATGTGTTACATAGTTTCCAGAAGGTTCCGTCAAGTGTAAGCTAAGTTTAGTGACCTTTCTGTTTTTCCAGGGTTGACAGAAACAAGTATCAGATCCACATTCCTCTGCCTCCGAAAATCGACCCCACTGTCACCATGATGCAGGTTGGGAGGCGAGGATACTTTGTGATTGTTTGGTTATCTGTCTGCTTGCATGTGATAACTCCTTTGCCCACTTGCTTTAGGTGGAAGAGAAGCCTGATGTGACCTACAGTGATGTTGGTGGATGCAAGGAGCAGATTGAGAAGCTAAGAGAGGTGGTCGAAACTCCGCTGCTCCATGTGAGTGTTCCAAAGTTAGAACAACCACTGAGGCTTGAGTGAAGCAACTGTCTTCTGCACATGGAAGCTCACTTgtcatctttttcttctcacCAGCCTGAGAGGTTTGTCAATCTGGGAATCGAGCCTCCTAAAGGTGTGCTGCTATTCGGGCCCCCCGGTACCGGAAAGACCCTGTGTGCCCGGGCTGTGGCCAACAGAACAGACGCCTGCTTCATCAGAGTCATCGGCTCCGAGCTCGTGCAGAAATATGTGGGAGAGGTGCGCTCACGAAAAGAAAGATTAGCTGCAGTTCAGATCAGGAAGGTTGATTCTCGTAAACATCTGACTTTTCCTGAACTCGTTCACAGGGAGCCAGGATGGTGCGTGAGCTCTTTGAGATGGCCAGGACCAAAAAGGCCTGTCTGATCTTCTTTGATGAAATTGATGCTATTGGAGGTTAGTcttattacttaaaaaaaaaaacaacaaaaaaaaccatccaTTGACGTGCAGCAGCCCTTTTAATCCAGCGTGAAGAGAAATCCATTCTGAGTGTGAGCGTGTAACCCTCTGAACCTGCCAGGTGCTCGTTTTGATGACGGCGCCGGTGGAGACAACGAGGTCCAAAGGACCATGCTGGAGCTCATCAATCAGCTGGATGGTTTCGACCCTCGAGGCAACATCAAAGTGCTGATGGCCACCAACAGGCCGGACACGCTGGACCCGGCCCTGATGAGGCCCGGACGTCTGGATAGGAAGATCGAGTTCAGCCTGCCTGACCTTGAGGTGAGTTTCAAACTGGACTGTTACACTTCTCTGATGTAGCTCTGTCCAATTCAACCATCTTTAAAACTCCCGTTGCAGGGTCGCACCCACATCTTCAAGATCCATGCCCGCTCCATGAGTGTGGAGAGAGACATTCGCTTTGAGCTGCTGGCTCGCCTCTGTCCCAACAGCACCGGTAAGACTGCAGAGCAGACGTTACTTCCTGTCGAGTCACAGTCTCCCTCAGCTGCGTCTTTATCTGTTTTAGTGTTTCCTGCTCGTGTGGGTGTGGCATACATCAGCTGTCCTTTCCTTCAGAATGCTGTTGTCATAGAGACActaaaccag from Pelmatolapia mariae isolate MD_Pm_ZW linkage group LG17, Pm_UMD_F_2, whole genome shotgun sequence includes:
- the psmc2 gene encoding 26S proteasome regulatory subunit 7; the protein is MPDYLGDDQRKIKEEEKDDSPIRALDEGDIALLKTYGQSTYSRQIKQVEDDIQQLLKKINELTGIKESDTGLAPPALWDLAADKQTLQSEQPLQVARCTKIINADSEDPKYIINVKQFAKFVVDLSDQVAPTDIEEGMRVGVDRNKYQIHIPLPPKIDPTVTMMQVEEKPDVTYSDVGGCKEQIEKLREVVETPLLHPERFVNLGIEPPKGVLLFGPPGTGKTLCARAVANRTDACFIRVIGSELVQKYVGEGARMVRELFEMARTKKACLIFFDEIDAIGGARFDDGAGGDNEVQRTMLELINQLDGFDPRGNIKVLMATNRPDTLDPALMRPGRLDRKIEFSLPDLEGRTHIFKIHARSMSVERDIRFELLARLCPNSTGAEIRSVCTEAGMFAIRARRKIATEKDFLEAVNKVIKSYAKFSATPRYMTYN